DNA from Pseudomonadota bacterium:
CTCCGCCGGTTCTGTCTTGGCCTCCCTGCCCAGATCGGCCTCCTTTGGATCCGCTATTTTGGCGACCGGCTTTTGCGCTTGTCCGGCCCTCCCAAGTGTCGTTACGATGACCTTTTTACCCGTTCTTTTGGGCGCAGGTTTCCCGGCTACGGCCTTTTTCCGGGGCTTGCCTTCGTCATCGAGCTCGACGAATTCGTCATCGCCGAGGTTAATTTCAGGCAACGAGGCTTTGCCGTCGAGAACCGCTTCCGCTACGCCGTTCGCATATAGCTGGATCGCACGCATTGCGTCGTCGTTGCCAGGAATTATGTAATCGACGCCATCCGGCGAGCAATTGGTATCCACGACGGCGATTACCGGTATCCCCAGTTTGACCGCTTCCCGTATCGCAATATTTTCGTGGCCAACATCGACGATGAACAATGCGTCGGGCAGGCCCTTCATGTTTTTGATGCCCCCCAGGCTGCGGAACAGTTTGTCCATATCGCGCCGCAGACCAATGACCTCTTTCTTGGTCAGCGTATCAAACGCACCGCTTTCTTCCATCGCCTCCAGGTCTTCGAGCCGGCGGATCGATGCGGTGATGGTCTTGAAATTGGTCAGCATGCCGCCCAGCCAGCGATGATTGACAAACGGCATGTCGCAGCGCGTTGCTTCCGTTTTGATCGCTTCGCGTGCAGAACGCTTGGTGCCGACAAACATCACCGTGCCGCGATTGGCAACTATGTTCTTTACGAACGCGGCGGCTTCGCTGAACAACGGCATTGTCCGCTCGAGGTTGATGATATGGATTTTGTTGCGCTCCCCAAAGATAAAGGGGGCCATTTTTGGGTTCCAGAACCGAGTCTGATGACCGAAATGCACGCCAGCTTCCAGCATCTGGCGCATTGATACGTTAGCCATGTTGTCTCCTAAGGGTTAAGCCTCCATGTACCCCATACGACAACCCCAGAGGGCACCCAGCCGTATGTGCCGGTACATGTGTGGATTAAGGAAGCTCCGATGCATTCATGAACTCGCATCTTGCGTCCAAAATGTCCAGCTTCCGCGTTGCAAATCTTCGCAATAGCCAGCTATTACGTGCGATTCGCGCCTTGAATCTGAACATTCTGGCTCACAACCTGCTTCGCCCATGAATGCATCAGAACTTCCATTTGCGAAAAAAGCGCGCGCTTTATACCATAAAATGGCCTGGCGCAACAATCCCGCCGCTGGAGTATTTTCCGGCCATCAGGCAGGCACGCCTGGACCGGGCCCTGGCGCGCCGGCCACCGACTCACGGAGTATTACGCATCTTATGACAGTAACCATCAAATCGCCCGCCGAGCAGGACCGGATGCGGGTGGCGGGACAGGCCGCAGCCGAGGTGCTCGATATGATAGGCGCACACGTCGTGCCCGGTATTACCACCGGCGAACTGAACCGCCTGTGTCACGAATATATCGTCAACCAGCAGCAGGCGGTCCCCGCGCCCCTGAATTACCGGGGATTTCCGAAATCCATCTGCACCTCGGTCAACCATGTGGTTTGCCACGGTATCCCGGGCGAAAAAAAGCTGAAAAACGGCGATATCGTCAACATCGACGTTACCGTCATCAAAGATGGCTTCCATGGCGACACCAGCCGGATGTTCATGGTGGGAAAACCCAGTGTCATGGGCCAGCGGGTAAGCCAGGTTGCGCACGACGCCATGTATCTCGGTATCGAAATGGTTCGCCCGGGCGTGAGGCTGGGCGATATCGGCGAGGTCATCCAGCAGCATGTCGAGACTCACAACTGCTCGGTGGTGCGGGAATACTGCGGCC
Protein-coding regions in this window:
- the map gene encoding type I methionyl aminopeptidase; translated protein: MTVTIKSPAEQDRMRVAGQAAAEVLDMIGAHVVPGITTGELNRLCHEYIVNQQQAVPAPLNYRGFPKSICTSVNHVVCHGIPGEKKLKNGDIVNIDVTVIKDGFHGDTSRMFMVGKPSVMGQRVSQVAHDAMYLGIEMVRPGVRLGDIGEVIQQHVETHNCSVVREYCGHGIGREFHEDPQVLHYGKSGTGLELCAGMTITIEPMVNVGRRHVHLLPDGWTVVTKDHSLSAQWEHTVLVTDNGYEIMTRDHTGD
- the rpsB gene encoding 30S ribosomal protein S2 gives rise to the protein MANVSMRQMLEAGVHFGHQTRFWNPKMAPFIFGERNKIHIINLERTMPLFSEAAAFVKNIVANRGTVMFVGTKRSAREAIKTEATRCDMPFVNHRWLGGMLTNFKTITASIRRLEDLEAMEESGAFDTLTKKEVIGLRRDMDKLFRSLGGIKNMKGLPDALFIVDVGHENIAIREAVKLGIPVIAVVDTNCSPDGVDYIIPGNDDAMRAIQLYANGVAEAVLDGKASLPEINLGDDEFVELDDEGKPRKKAVAGKPAPKRTGKKVIVTTLGRAGQAQKPVAKIADPKEADLGREAKTEPAEPVADVAEPAAKAKPVEIVADAAVATKPEPAQASTDTATAPVAEEPTVIKADAKVAVNKPAVKKADAKAADNKPAVKKADAKAPAQKPVAKKAAAKKATTKKAVAKKAAAKKAPAKKAAAKKATSKKTATKKAVAAKKAKDS